A window of Pullulanibacillus sp. KACC 23026 genomic DNA:
GCAAACGGGTCCGCAGGTGGGACATTGAATGGTAATGAGTCGTTGTGCCGTGACGCCTATTAACGTTTCTTTCAAATCAAATCGAGAAATGCCAAGCTCCGTCATGCGATGAATCGCCCCTAATGTATCAAACGCGTGTACCGTTGAGAGGACAAGTTTACCGGAAAGAGATGCCCGTATGGCGATGGTCGCGGTTTCTTGATCCCGTATTTCACCGACCATAATAATGTCAGGATCATGTCTCAGAATGGCTTTAAAGCCCGAATAAAACGTTAGGTCCGACCGTTCATTGACTTCCATTTGGACAAAACCAGGATGGCGTTTTTCAATAGGATCTTCCAGTGTAATAATTCGCGCATTGTAACGCTTCTTGGCTTCGGAGAGAAGGGCATAGAGGGTGGTCGTTTTGCCAGCACCCGTTGGTCCAGCAATTAAAAGGAGCCCATTGTCATAGCTTAATAAGGTGTGGAGCTGCTTAGAGGCTTCAGGAAACAGGGTAAGCTCACTTAAACGATTCGTTCGGGAATGTGGAAGGAGCCGAATGACTAAGCTTTCTTGGGAGGCAATGGGTAAGGTAGAGAAACGGAGATGCAAGCAGTCGTTCTGGAGCCAATAATCAAAAGCACCGCTTTGGGGTCTCCGGTAATCACCGATGTCCATGCCCGCTCGAAATTTAAAGTGAGCAATTAATTGTTTGGCTTTTGCCTGTGGTAAGTAATCAAATTCATACAAATGACTGTTGATACGAAATTCAATAAGGGTTGTGGTTTCTTGG
This region includes:
- the comGA gene encoding competence type IV pilus ATPase ComGA, which translates into the protein MHEVETYAASLLQAASESHASDIHFVPQETTTLIEFRINSHLYEFDYLPQAKAKQLIAHFKFRAGMDIGDYRRPQSGAFDYWLQNDCLHLRFSTLPIASQESLVIRLLPHSRTNRLSELTLFPEASKQLHTLLSYDNGLLLIAGPTGAGKTTTLYALLSEAKKRYNARIITLEDPIEKRHPGFVQMEVNERSDLTFYSGFKAILRHDPDIIMVGEIRDQETATIAIRASLSGKLVLSTVHAFDTLGAIHRMTELGISRFDLKETLIGVTAQRLITIQCPTCGPVCQKDCPNRLFTQHKRTALYEILTGMPLHHALTDPQAKRLKFKRLDDYYEEAYALGYISHEVKKAYDEHLSLSR